In the Shewanella sp. OMA3-2 genome, one interval contains:
- a CDS encoding ketopantoate reductase family protein produces MTTQKIGVIGAGAIGQLMFNLLSSQINSQADAKVYLIARELSSDSQTLQFTDLAHSSHNHTITLLGQDSPEVAELDLVIICVKAYQVDELICHFLPRLANHCHIILLHNGMGPHLNVAKHLLNYPKMGLSLATTSHGALKHAQWQVTHTGSGQTTVGHYTGHQLADSLKDSLTQAIPKLTWHADIITALWQKLIINCAINPLTAIFECKNGQLAQDSFAEHINIIVAECCEVAKADGISLSLAASLEMVYKVINLTANNISSMYQDILQLRKTEIDYISGYVVERAAQHQIAVPANVNNQQRIKALEIYR; encoded by the coding sequence ATGACAACACAAAAAATTGGCGTGATAGGTGCTGGTGCTATCGGCCAATTAATGTTTAATTTGCTATCAAGCCAGATTAACTCACAAGCTGATGCAAAGGTTTATTTAATCGCTCGCGAGTTAAGCTCGGATTCGCAGACACTTCAATTTACCGATCTTGCCCACTCAAGCCATAATCACACAATAACCTTACTTGGCCAAGATAGCCCAGAAGTCGCTGAGCTAGATCTGGTTATTATTTGCGTAAAAGCCTATCAAGTCGATGAGCTGATCTGCCATTTCTTACCTAGACTTGCCAACCACTGTCATATTATTCTGCTCCATAATGGTATGGGACCACATTTAAATGTCGCTAAGCATCTTTTAAATTACCCTAAAATGGGCCTTAGTTTAGCAACAACCTCACATGGGGCTTTAAAACATGCGCAATGGCAGGTAACTCATACAGGTAGTGGCCAAACAACTGTAGGACATTACACAGGGCATCAATTAGCTGACTCGCTTAAAGACAGCTTAACGCAAGCAATACCTAAACTGACATGGCACGCCGATATCATTACCGCATTATGGCAAAAATTAATTATAAATTGCGCGATTAACCCACTTACGGCTATTTTTGAATGCAAAAATGGCCAATTGGCACAGGATAGTTTTGCTGAGCACATAAACATTATCGTGGCAGAGTGTTGTGAGGTAGCCAAAGCTGATGGTATATCGTTATCGCTAGCGGCTAGCCTAGAAATGGTATACAAAGTCATAAACTTAACCGCTAACAACATCTCATCTATGTATCAAGACATTCTCCAGCTGCGAAAAACTGAAATAGATTATATCAGTGGTTACGTGGTTGAACGTGCTGCACAGCATCAGATTGCCGTGCCCGCTAACGTTAATAATCAGCAACGCATTAAAGCCCTAGAGATTTATCGCTAA
- a CDS encoding VanZ family protein gives MINYRNAFKLALLIAVVVTSYLVFSKPNYSQSFQHMDKVGHLGSFFGLAFLAHYAFKPKWYYLFGILASYAVLIELVQSRLPYRSASIGDVIADFVGIALFYLFHFSFLQYKKLKDKGAKP, from the coding sequence GTGATCAATTATCGAAATGCTTTTAAACTGGCACTATTAATAGCTGTGGTAGTAACAAGCTACTTAGTATTTTCTAAGCCGAACTATTCACAGTCTTTTCAACATATGGACAAAGTCGGCCATTTAGGCAGTTTTTTTGGTCTCGCTTTTCTTGCCCACTATGCCTTTAAACCGAAATGGTATTACTTGTTTGGCATATTAGCCAGCTATGCGGTATTAATTGAATTAGTTCAATCAAGGCTTCCTTACCGAAGCGCATCAATAGGCGACGTGATTGCTGACTTTGTCGGTATTGCTTTGTTCTATTTGTTTCATTTCAGCTTTCTACAATATAAGAAACTGAAAGATAAAGGCGCTAAACCTTAA
- a CDS encoding YajQ family cyclic di-GMP-binding protein, whose amino-acid sequence MPSMDIVSEVDEEELRNAVENSRREVSGRFDLRGKEIDIDLKDNVVTLKSEDDFICKQLVDILRMQLSKRNVDPSSMEVDDKSVHSGKTFSLKVNFKQGIDSLVAKKLVKAIKDSKLKVQAAIQGDSVRITGKKRDDLQAVMRLARESELGQPFQFNNFRD is encoded by the coding sequence ATGCCATCAATGGATATCGTGTCAGAAGTTGACGAAGAAGAACTACGTAATGCGGTAGAAAACTCTCGCCGTGAAGTATCAGGACGTTTTGACTTGCGTGGAAAAGAGATTGATATTGATTTGAAAGACAATGTCGTTACCTTAAAATCAGAAGATGATTTTATCTGTAAGCAGCTGGTTGATATATTACGGATGCAGCTGAGTAAACGAAATGTTGACCCTTCATCAATGGAAGTTGACGATAAATCAGTTCACAGCGGTAAAACCTTTAGTTTAAAAGTAAACTTTAAACAGGGGATAGATTCATTAGTGGCTAAAAAACTGGTTAAAGCCATCAAAGACAGCAAGCTTAAAGTACAAGCGGCTATTCAAGGTGATTCAGTGCGTATTACCGGTAAAAAGCGCGATGATTTACAAGCTGTTATGCGTCTAGCTAGAGAGTCTGAACTTGGCCAGCCTTTTCAGTTTAATAACTTCAGAGACTAA
- a CDS encoding AmpG family muropeptide MFS transporter yields the protein MSDILNRCRDLFSVYYHKRVLILLFLGFSAGLPLMLVFSTLSFWLREAGVDRAAIGYFSWIALTYAFKWAWSPLVDRLSLPLFTTFFGRRRGWMIFAQLCLIGAIIGMSTSDPIEDLERLAICALLLAFASATQDIVIDAFRIESAPEKMQAALAAAYQIGYRSAMIVSTAGALTIAAWVSPDSQGYSLESWQTAYFIMALMMSVGLITALFAKEPMVDTKEADEKERLLQQHFAKRYPNSVAKAFAWIYSASVLPFSDFFKRYGKTAILILLLISCYRISDIVMGVMANVFYVDMGFSKEEIAFLSKVYGLIMTLVGAGAGGILVMKYGTMRILFLGALLVAVTNLLFAWQAYIGYNVSFLTFAISIDNFSAGIATAAFIAYLSNLTSSGYSATQYALLSSIMILFPKFIAGFSGEYVNAFGYVNFFIAASLIGFPVLLLIALLNRANTRQAIEAEKTQNDGS from the coding sequence ATGTCAGATATATTAAATCGTTGTCGTGACCTTTTTTCCGTTTATTATCATAAACGAGTACTGATCCTCTTATTTCTCGGGTTCTCCGCCGGCTTACCTTTAATGCTGGTATTTTCAACCTTGAGTTTTTGGTTAAGAGAAGCTGGTGTTGACAGGGCAGCTATAGGCTATTTTAGCTGGATAGCACTTACCTATGCTTTTAAATGGGCATGGTCGCCCTTAGTTGATCGATTATCTTTACCCCTATTTACCACTTTTTTTGGCCGCCGTAGAGGCTGGATGATCTTCGCTCAGTTATGTTTAATTGGCGCTATTATTGGTATGTCGACAAGCGACCCTATTGAAGACCTTGAACGTTTGGCGATATGTGCCCTGCTATTGGCTTTTGCCTCTGCCACACAAGATATTGTTATTGATGCATTTAGAATTGAATCAGCACCAGAGAAAATGCAAGCCGCATTAGCCGCCGCTTATCAAATTGGTTATCGCAGCGCCATGATTGTCTCTACAGCTGGAGCATTAACCATTGCCGCTTGGGTGTCACCAGATAGTCAAGGCTACAGCCTTGAATCTTGGCAAACAGCTTACTTTATAATGGCTTTAATGATGAGCGTAGGACTTATCACTGCATTATTTGCCAAAGAACCCATGGTCGATACCAAAGAAGCCGATGAAAAAGAGCGTCTGTTACAGCAACATTTTGCCAAGCGTTATCCCAATAGTGTAGCTAAAGCTTTTGCCTGGATATATAGCGCAAGTGTGTTGCCTTTTAGTGACTTTTTCAAACGATATGGCAAAACAGCCATTCTAATTTTACTGCTGATTTCTTGTTATCGAATTTCCGACATAGTGATGGGCGTAATGGCCAACGTATTTTATGTCGATATGGGATTTAGCAAGGAAGAAATTGCTTTTTTAAGCAAGGTTTATGGCTTAATTATGACCCTAGTCGGCGCCGGTGCAGGCGGCATTCTAGTGATGAAGTACGGCACTATGCGGATTCTATTTTTAGGTGCATTATTAGTGGCTGTGACTAACTTATTGTTTGCTTGGCAGGCCTATATTGGTTACAACGTATCATTTTTAACCTTCGCGATTTCAATCGATAACTTCAGTGCCGGTATCGCTACCGCGGCCTTTATTGCCTATCTGTCAAACTTAACTAGCAGCGGTTATAGCGCGACCCAATATGCATTACTGTCTTCGATTATGATCCTATTCCCCAAATTTATTGCTGGATTTTCAGGTGAGTATGTCAATGCTTTTGGCTACGTTAACTTTTTCATTGCCGCGAGTCTTATTGGTTTTCCGGTATTGCTGTTAATCGCGTTACTTAATAGGGCAAATACTCGCCAAGCGATAGAAGCTGAAAAAACACAAAATGACGGGAGTTGA
- a CDS encoding peptidylprolyl isomerase has translation MFAKFRSVTAAVSILLFTTFSALAAVDIQPDTLYPKVTLETSMGNIVVELDRTRAPKTVDNFLTYVVKGEYDNTLFHRVIAEFVVQGGGINSALEELPSMASVVNESGNGLSNGLGTIAMARDNDPHSANSQFYFNVADNKKLDPSKRRWGYAVFGEVIEGMDVLEAISLVPTEQNTTLNWPDVPVNKVILKKATLQTR, from the coding sequence ATGTTTGCTAAATTTCGTTCAGTTACCGCTGCAGTGTCTATATTACTATTCACAACCTTTAGCGCCCTGGCTGCAGTCGATATTCAACCCGATACGCTTTATCCCAAAGTCACCTTAGAAACCTCTATGGGTAACATAGTCGTTGAACTCGACCGAACTCGGGCACCAAAAACAGTGGATAACTTTTTAACTTATGTTGTAAAAGGTGAATATGACAACACCTTATTTCATCGTGTCATTGCGGAGTTTGTTGTTCAAGGCGGTGGCATCAACTCCGCATTAGAAGAGCTACCATCAATGGCATCTGTGGTGAACGAGTCAGGCAACGGTCTATCCAATGGCTTAGGCACTATCGCCATGGCGCGCGATAACGATCCGCACTCAGCCAATAGTCAGTTTTACTTCAATGTCGCTGACAACAAAAAACTCGATCCGTCTAAACGTCGCTGGGGTTATGCTGTATTTGGTGAGGTTATTGAAGGAATGGATGTGCTCGAAGCCATTTCACTGGTGCCAACAGAACAAAATACCACCCTGAATTGGCCAGATGTGCCAGTAAATAAAGTCATTTTAAAAAAAGCGACATTACAAACTCGTTAG
- a CDS encoding YajG family lipoprotein, with amino-acid sequence MKKTIPALLSILLLTACASHEPTHIALNPALGAVSLHTTNDTAISIDMLDTRSKSFIVQLDQAPQAPRLVSSSEPIRAQLDAIFRDGMRKAGYVVDPAASKQVEFQLEYLLTNVINNTLNYEAKTRLVMNVKASNSRQEFTKSFSGNGYFKDSFSPDFATLELEMNKLIDKLTTEILNDDELHQFLNN; translated from the coding sequence ATGAAAAAAACAATTCCTGCTTTATTAAGTATTTTGTTATTAACTGCTTGTGCTAGTCATGAGCCTACTCATATTGCATTAAACCCAGCTCTTGGAGCCGTTAGTTTACATACAACGAATGATACTGCGATCAGCATTGATATGCTTGATACCCGCTCAAAAAGCTTTATTGTTCAACTCGACCAAGCCCCTCAAGCCCCTAGATTAGTCAGCTCTAGTGAACCTATTAGAGCACAGCTTGACGCCATTTTTAGAGATGGGATGCGTAAGGCGGGTTATGTTGTCGATCCTGCAGCCAGTAAGCAGGTCGAGTTTCAACTAGAATATTTACTCACGAATGTCATCAATAACACCTTAAATTACGAAGCAAAAACACGTTTGGTAATGAATGTTAAAGCGTCAAATTCACGCCAAGAGTTTACGAAAAGCTTCAGTGGCAACGGTTATTTTAAAGACTCATTCAGTCCTGATTTCGCCACATTAGAACTGGAAATGAACAAACTAATTGATAAATTAACCACTGAAATACTTAATGATGATGAGTTACACCAATTTTTAAATAACTAA
- a CDS encoding DUF2804 domain-containing protein: MQLVQPQFAPESLIGHDGQPVFGLFDGSVENLNVKAFKYFNEMDKPASFVAKHFDFKQFQFVSIVTQRYILGLAIADIRYAASSFCYLYDIKANRLVQSEWLRPFGLGCTLSASACQGTAKIGSKLHHFEFVIKDGQWQVNILLTNIQAKLTLSPPALSLPLSLSTPTGYNGWTYTQKHNALAVSGELTIFNEPQPLLNALASYDFSAGYMRAKTAWRWASINALTSQGAIGLNLAAGVNETGNTENVMWVNGQRHFLGAANFIFNRQISDDFWQISTNDGQVDLTFRALNCRKEKLNLGFIKNNFRQYIGYYSGILIDNDGIKYHLHNQLGLAEDHFAKW; the protein is encoded by the coding sequence ATGCAGCTTGTTCAGCCGCAATTTGCCCCTGAAAGTTTAATTGGTCATGATGGGCAACCGGTTTTTGGTCTATTTGATGGAAGTGTTGAAAACTTAAATGTAAAAGCTTTTAAGTACTTTAATGAAATGGATAAGCCCGCCTCGTTTGTAGCAAAGCATTTTGATTTTAAACAATTCCAATTTGTCAGCATTGTCACTCAGCGTTATATTTTAGGTTTGGCCATTGCTGATATTCGTTATGCCGCTTCAAGTTTCTGTTATTTATATGATATTAAAGCCAACCGTTTAGTGCAATCTGAATGGTTAAGACCGTTTGGGTTGGGGTGCACATTAAGTGCATCTGCTTGTCAGGGAACGGCCAAAATTGGTAGTAAGTTGCATCATTTTGAGTTTGTGATTAAAGACGGTCAGTGGCAGGTTAATATTCTATTAACGAATATTCAAGCCAAGCTTACTTTGTCGCCTCCAGCATTAAGTTTACCCCTCAGTTTATCCACCCCGACTGGTTATAATGGCTGGACCTATACCCAGAAACATAATGCCTTAGCGGTGTCTGGTGAGTTAACTATTTTCAATGAGCCGCAGCCATTGCTCAATGCTTTAGCCAGTTATGATTTTTCAGCGGGTTATATGCGGGCAAAAACCGCATGGCGCTGGGCTTCCATCAATGCGTTAACTTCCCAAGGAGCCATAGGATTAAATTTGGCCGCAGGTGTTAATGAAACCGGCAATACTGAAAATGTCATGTGGGTAAATGGTCAACGTCACTTTCTAGGTGCTGCTAACTTTATTTTCAACCGTCAGATTAGTGATGACTTTTGGCAGATATCGACTAATGATGGCCAAGTCGATTTGACTTTTAGGGCGCTAAATTGCCGTAAAGAGAAACTGAATCTTGGTTTTATAAAGAATAATTTTCGTCAATATATAGGTTATTACAGCGGTATATTGATTGATAATGATGGCATCAAATATCACTTACATAATCAATTAGGGTTAGCGGAAGACCATTTTGCAAAATGGTAA
- a CDS encoding sterol desaturase family protein, translating into MDFNWLISHPEVLLLALAPLFFVCILLEWLARHRLPANAQYRGVEVACNFALAAMHQATDLLAGLLIAKVYLWLFDWRMFDIQMTVVSFIGLIIAQDFCYYWFHRASHRIRWMWAAHVVHHSSENMNFSTAFRQSLMYPLAGMWLFWLPLVVVGFDPNWVVFVVLLNLGLQFFVHTQAIKSLGFMEYIFNTPSHHRVHHGRNPQYIDKNYAGVLIIWDKLFGTFEPEVDTVEYGITKPVNSFNPLTVTFAEWRDLLADMSQPNLTWRQKIALLLSPPQANISIDVSDSDKKTLNGEKPTV; encoded by the coding sequence ATGGATTTTAACTGGTTAATATCTCACCCTGAAGTGCTGTTGTTAGCACTTGCACCGCTATTTTTTGTCTGTATTTTACTTGAATGGCTGGCTCGACATCGCTTGCCTGCAAATGCTCAATATCGCGGTGTTGAAGTCGCGTGTAACTTTGCCCTAGCGGCAATGCATCAAGCCACGGATTTACTGGCTGGGTTACTGATTGCAAAAGTGTATTTATGGTTATTCGATTGGCGCATGTTTGATATTCAAATGACGGTGGTCAGTTTTATTGGTTTGATTATCGCGCAAGATTTTTGCTACTACTGGTTTCATCGAGCCAGTCATCGTATTCGTTGGATGTGGGCTGCACATGTGGTACATCATAGTTCTGAAAATATGAACTTTAGCACTGCTTTTAGACAAAGTTTAATGTACCCATTGGCGGGTATGTGGCTATTTTGGTTACCATTGGTTGTCGTTGGTTTTGACCCTAACTGGGTGGTATTTGTGGTGTTATTAAACCTAGGCCTGCAGTTTTTTGTTCATACCCAAGCGATTAAGTCTTTAGGTTTTATGGAGTATATATTTAATACCCCTTCTCATCATAGAGTCCATCATGGTCGTAATCCGCAGTATATTGACAAAAATTACGCAGGAGTATTGATTATTTGGGATAAGCTTTTTGGTACATTCGAGCCCGAAGTTGACACGGTTGAATATGGTATTACTAAGCCAGTGAATAGCTTTAATCCATTAACGGTAACCTTTGCTGAATGGCGTGATTTACTCGCAGATATGAGTCAGCCTAATTTAACTTGGCGGCAAAAAATTGCGCTGTTATTGTCACCGCCGCAAGCTAATATCTCTATAGACGTTAGTGATTCAGACAAAAAAACACTCAACGGCGAAAAACCTACTGTTTAA
- a CDS encoding methyltransferase: MTTSQFSCQGIELTLFRYPKKQESNLQAWDAGDEHLIKHLIENQQKPVKTAIINDSFGALQCALTAINDTWPLVVETDAKTSLLGAQQNLADNQLNSNHIEYFNSRELLPSTIQLVLMKLPKNLSYFAHQLQRLSHVLPQGVEVLISAKAKSINKSIIDVISKNLGPASASLTWKKTRVISCIADGLIRSLPQDISWQVAELGLNINNLTNVFAANKLDIGARFMLDNMPQGQYHTIVDLGCGNGILGLRAAQLYPNANIHFVDDSEMAVESSRINFHANKLNATAEFHWDDCLTNLGEVEPDLVLCNPPFHQGEAITDHIAWQMFLDAYRKLSTGGVLHVVGNRHLEYHVKIKRIFKNCTTFASNDKFVILHAIKQ; encoded by the coding sequence ATGACAACCAGCCAATTTTCCTGCCAAGGTATCGAACTCACCTTATTTCGTTACCCTAAAAAGCAAGAATCTAATCTTCAGGCTTGGGATGCTGGTGATGAACACCTGATAAAACACCTTATTGAAAACCAACAAAAGCCGGTTAAGACCGCCATTATTAATGACAGTTTTGGGGCATTACAATGTGCGCTAACGGCGATAAATGATACCTGGCCATTGGTGGTTGAAACCGATGCCAAAACAAGCCTTTTGGGTGCACAGCAAAACCTGGCAGATAATCAATTAAACTCAAACCATATTGAGTATTTTAATAGCCGAGAGTTACTGCCATCTACTATCCAACTGGTGTTGATGAAATTACCTAAAAATCTCAGCTATTTCGCCCATCAATTACAGCGCTTATCCCATGTGTTACCGCAGGGGGTTGAAGTGTTGATTAGCGCGAAAGCGAAATCAATTAACAAATCGATTATTGATGTGATTAGTAAAAACTTAGGTCCTGCGTCAGCCAGTTTAACCTGGAAGAAAACGCGAGTGATTTCTTGCATAGCCGATGGTTTAATAAGGTCCTTACCGCAAGATATAAGCTGGCAAGTAGCAGAACTAGGGTTAAACATCAATAATTTAACTAATGTGTTTGCCGCCAATAAACTCGATATTGGTGCCCGCTTTATGTTAGATAACATGCCTCAAGGTCAGTACCATACCATTGTCGACTTAGGCTGCGGCAATGGCATTTTAGGGCTACGAGCTGCACAGCTTTATCCCAACGCAAACATCCATTTTGTCGATGATTCTGAAATGGCTGTTGAATCAAGCCGAATTAACTTTCATGCGAATAAACTTAACGCTACCGCAGAGTTTCACTGGGATGACTGCTTGACCAATCTGGGCGAGGTTGAGCCTGACTTAGTGCTATGTAATCCACCATTTCACCAGGGTGAAGCGATTACTGACCATATTGCTTGGCAGATGTTTTTAGACGCGTACCGCAAGTTGTCAACTGGCGGCGTGTTACACGTAGTGGGTAATCGACATTTAGAGTACCACGTCAAAATAAAACGCATTTTCAAAAACTGCACCACCTTTGCATCAAATGATAAATTCGTTATTTTGCACGCCATTAAACAGTAG
- a CDS encoding ABC transporter transmembrane domain-containing protein: protein MSLASNAVSSSNTVKTYRVLPWILDFLKPYKVKVFAAIVFLFIGSLAWLSLGQGVKLMVDEGFIADNADRLNQIMLFIVGITIISASAVFCRFYLMTWLGERVSADIRLRVYSHLLTLSPAFFASQRTGEVISRFTADSTLIQSVVGSSLSMALRSSVTVIGGIVMMGFTSVKLTGLVLLAVPLVLGPVAFFGNKVRRLSRESQDRVGDLGAYIDETLHEIHTVQAYTHEPQDKAAFAERVEAVMSVAKGRIKYRALLIATVMFLSISAIAFVTWVGAQDVMSGSISAGELSAFMFYAVMVAGAVATISEVFSEIQRASGATERLIELSQTPVDIVQLATPEQLMGQTRGALSLSELVFAYPAEPNTDVINHLSVNIHPGERVALVGPSGAGKSTLFELLLRFYQPQSGSISLDGIDIAKLSLIQLRQQYALVPQESVIFASSVLENVRYGRIDATEEEVKQACIAAKADEFIVDFPKGYDTYLGERGVRLSGGQKQRIAIARAILADRPVLLLDEATSALDAVSEVKVKQALETLMVDRTTLIIAHRLATVINADRILVLDKGQLVASGTHNQLMQSSELYREFASLQLLTEQPDCA, encoded by the coding sequence ATTTCTTTGGCATCAAATGCAGTTTCATCCTCCAATACTGTAAAAACTTATCGCGTATTACCCTGGATCCTTGATTTTCTAAAACCGTATAAAGTGAAGGTATTTGCTGCAATTGTGTTTTTGTTTATCGGTTCACTTGCCTGGTTATCTTTAGGGCAGGGAGTTAAGTTAATGGTGGACGAGGGCTTTATTGCTGATAACGCCGACCGATTAAATCAGATTATGTTATTTATTGTTGGCATTACTATTATCAGTGCTAGTGCAGTTTTCTGCAGATTCTACTTAATGACCTGGCTGGGTGAGCGAGTCAGTGCTGATATCCGTTTAAGGGTTTATTCACATTTATTGACTTTATCACCGGCTTTTTTTGCTTCACAACGCACCGGAGAGGTTATTTCTCGCTTTACCGCTGACAGCACCTTGATACAAAGTGTTGTAGGCTCAAGTTTGTCTATGGCGCTACGGTCATCTGTGACGGTTATTGGCGGTATTGTGATGATGGGCTTTACCTCGGTAAAGCTGACCGGATTAGTGTTGCTTGCTGTGCCATTAGTATTGGGGCCAGTGGCCTTTTTTGGCAATAAGGTCAGACGATTGTCTCGAGAAAGCCAAGATAGAGTTGGTGATTTAGGCGCCTATATTGACGAAACTTTACATGAAATACACACAGTGCAAGCATACACCCATGAGCCACAAGATAAGGCGGCTTTTGCTGAGCGTGTTGAGGCGGTAATGAGCGTAGCTAAAGGGCGAATTAAATATCGTGCTTTATTGATTGCTACTGTGATGTTTTTAAGTATTTCAGCGATAGCTTTTGTGACCTGGGTTGGTGCACAGGATGTTATGTCTGGTAGCATATCTGCGGGTGAGCTATCAGCCTTTATGTTTTATGCGGTGATGGTAGCGGGTGCGGTTGCAACCATCAGTGAGGTGTTCAGCGAAATTCAGCGTGCTTCGGGGGCGACAGAGCGCTTAATCGAGCTTAGCCAAACGCCTGTGGATATTGTGCAGCTTGCTACTCCAGAACAATTAATGGGTCAAACTCGTGGCGCGCTATCATTATCGGAGTTGGTGTTCGCTTACCCAGCAGAGCCTAATACTGATGTGATTAACCATTTAAGCGTCAATATTCACCCTGGTGAGCGGGTTGCTTTAGTGGGGCCAAGCGGTGCAGGTAAAAGTACTTTATTTGAATTGCTATTACGCTTTTATCAGCCCCAATCGGGTTCGATATCATTAGATGGTATTGATATTGCCAAGCTGTCTTTAATTCAATTGCGCCAACAATATGCGCTTGTACCACAGGAGTCAGTTATTTTTGCCAGTAGTGTGTTAGAAAATGTGCGTTACGGTCGAATTGATGCAACTGAGGAAGAAGTTAAACAGGCATGTATTGCCGCCAAAGCCGATGAGTTTATTGTTGATTTCCCTAAAGGCTATGACACTTATCTAGGCGAACGTGGAGTGCGCTTATCCGGTGGACAAAAACAACGAATTGCCATTGCTAGAGCTATATTAGCCGACAGGCCGGTATTGCTATTAGATGAAGCGACCAGCGCGCTGGATGCGGTCAGTGAGGTGAAAGTAAAACAGGCGTTAGAGACATTAATGGTTGATCGCACCACACTGATAATTGCACATCGGTTGGCAACTGTGATTAACGCCGATCGCATTTTAGTCCTCGATAAAGGTCAGCTTGTGGCATCAGGAACACATAATCAATTAATGCAATCTAGTGAGCTATATCGAGAATTTGCCAGTTTGCAATTACTGACTGAGCAGCCAGATTGTGCTTGA